A window from Malania oleifera isolate guangnan ecotype guangnan chromosome 7, ASM2987363v1, whole genome shotgun sequence encodes these proteins:
- the LOC131160334 gene encoding non-specific lipid-transfer protein 1-like has product MAAPGVLKLACVVVVCAAVVAPCAEAAMSCGDVTQRLAPCLTFLQKGGAVQPSCCGGIRTLLSAAKTTGDRQTACKCMKSTAMNIPSIKLNFAAQLPGKCGVNIPYPISPSTDCSKVKQR; this is encoded by the exons ATGGCTGCCCCGGGAGTGCTGAAGTTGGCCTGCGTGGTGGTCGTGTGCGCGGCCGTGGTGGCGCCGTGTGCGGAAGCTGCCATGTCGTGCGGGGACGTTACGCAGCGGCTGGCCCCCTGCTTGACGTTCCTGCAGAAAGGTGGCGCGGTGCAGCCCAGCTGCTGTGGCGGGATCAGGACCTTGCTCAGCGCCGCGAAGACAACAGGGGACCGCCAGACGGCCTGCAAGTGCATGAAATCAACCGCCATGAACATCCCCAGCATCAAGCTCAACTTCGCCGCTCAGCTCCCCGGCAAATGCGGCGTCAACATTCCTTACCCCATCAGCCCCTCCACCGACTGCTCCAA AGTGAAACAAAGATGA